The Streptomyces cyaneogriseus subsp. noncyanogenus region ACTGCGGCCACACCGTGCACCTGGCCGTGTACGAGGAGAACGAGGTCCTCTACATCGACAAGGTGGAGAGCCGCTACCCGGTCCGCATGTACTCCCGGATCGGCAAGCCCGTCGCCATCACCGTGGCGGCCGTCGCCAAGCTGCTCCTGGCCGACCTGCCCGAACCCGAGCGCCGCGCCCTCGCGGAGAAGCTCGACTACCCCCTGTACACGCCCCGTTCGACGCCCAACGCGGCCGCGTTCCTGCGCGAGCTGGAGAAGGTGCGCGAACAGGGCTGGGCCACCGACCTCGGTGGCCACGAGGAGTCCATCAACTGCGTCGCCGCGCCGATCACCGGCGCGGACGGCCGGGTGGTCGCCGCGATGTCGGTCTCCGCGCCGAACGTCGTCGTCACCGCCGACGAACTCCTCACCCTGCTCCCGCTGGTCCGCCGTACCGCGGACGCCATCAGCGGCGAGTACTCCGGCAGGACCCCAGTCAAGGAAGTCAACGCATGACCGAGAAGATCGCGCTCACCCCCGAGACCCACACCGTTCCGCCCGCGAAGTTCTCGCACGGCGTCAAGAAGGGCAACATCCTCCAGGTCGCCGGCCAGGTCGGCTTCCTGCCCCACGAGGACGGCAAGGCCCCGACCCCGGCCGGTCCCACCCTGCGCGAGCAGACCCTCCAGACCCTCGCCAACGTCAAGGCCATCCTCGAAGAGGGCGGCGCGACCTGGGACGACGTGATGATGATCCGCGTCTACCTCACGGACGTGGACCACTTCGCCGAGATGAACGAGATCTACAACGCCTACTTCGAGGAGCAGGGCCTGACCCAGCCCCCCGCGGCGCGCACCACCGTCTACGTCGGCCTGCCCGCCGGCCTCCTCATCGAGATCGACGCCCTGGCCGTCCTCGGCTGACGCGCGGGCCCCTTCTCCTTTCCTCACCCCCCCTCCGCATGTCGTCGCGGCACGGCGCCCTCCCCCCTTCCGGGCGCCGTGCCGCGATCCCCCCTGCCCGAAAGCTGTATGTCGTTACATAGAGGACCCCCGTATGTCCCATCTGTCCGCCCTCCCCCTCGCCGCCTCGGCGCCCGCCGGGTCCCCACCCCACACCGGCGGCCTCCTCCTCCTGATCGACGGCACCGCCGGCCTGCTGACCGTCGCCGCCATCGGGATCGCCCTCCTCCTCTTCCTGATCATCAAGGTCCGGCTCCAGCCGTTCGTCGCGCTGCTCGCCGTCTCCATAGCCGTCGGCCTGCTGGCCGGTCTGTCGGTCACCGAACTCTTCGGCACCGTCCAGAAGTCGGACGCCGTCTCCACCATCGAGTCCGGCATGGGCGGCATCCTCGGCCATGTGGCGATCATCATCGGCCTGGGCACCATGCTCGGCGCGATCCTCGAGGTCAGCGGCGGAGCGGAGGTGCTCGCCTCCCGGCTGCTGGGTCTGTTCGGCGAGCGGCGGGCCCCGCTCGCCATGGGCCTGACCGGCCTGATCTTCGGCATCCCGGTCTTCTTCGACGTCGGCATCTTCGTCCTCGCGCCGATCGTGTACGCCGCCGCCAAGCGCTCCGGCAAGTCCGTCCTGCTCTACTGCCTGCCCCTGCTGGCCGGCCTGTCCATGACCCACGCCTTCCTGCCGCCGCACCCGGGCCCGGTGGCCGCCGCCGGCCTGCTCCACGTGGACCTCGGCTGGGTGATCCTCATGGGCATCGTCTGCGGCATCCCCGCCGTGCTCGCCGCCTGGGCCTACTCCGCCTGGATCGGCCGCCGCGTCTTCGTCGCCGTCCCCCAGGACATGGTGGAGGCCGCCGAGGAGGCCAAGCGCGCCGTGGTCGAGGAGCAGCGCGCCTCGGGCGTCGAGCCGCGCGAGACGCCGGTCCCGCTGGGCACGGTCCTCGGCATCATCGGCACCCCGCTGG contains the following coding sequences:
- a CDS encoding GntP family permease; protein product: MSHLSALPLAASAPAGSPPHTGGLLLLIDGTAGLLTVAAIGIALLLFLIIKVRLQPFVALLAVSIAVGLLAGLSVTELFGTVQKSDAVSTIESGMGGILGHVAIIIGLGTMLGAILEVSGGAEVLASRLLGLFGERRAPLAMGLTGLIFGIPVFFDVGIFVLAPIVYAAAKRSGKSVLLYCLPLLAGLSMTHAFLPPHPGPVAAAGLLHVDLGWVILMGIVCGIPAVLAAWAYSAWIGRRVFVAVPQDMVEAAEEAKRAVVEEQRASGVEPRETPVPLGTVLGIIGTPLVLILAATFSSIALDPSTTRSVVEFFGSPFVALTIALLLAYFLLGVRRGWSRKSLETVSTASLKPVGNILLVVGAGGVFGAVLKASGVAQALSDTFNDVGLPVIALSYLISLVLRVAQGSATVAIVTTAGIVTPLLAGGDHSQAFLALVIMAISAGSIFASHVNDGGFWMVAKYFGISERDTLKSWTVLESVLSLGGFAVAAVLSLFV
- a CDS encoding IclR family transcriptional regulator, which codes for MSQTVDRALSILPLLAEGPADLGQVADRLGVHKSTALRLLRTLHEHGFVYRQSDQRYRLGARLIALAQEAMENLDVRDIAHPHLVRLNEHCGHTVHLAVYEENEVLYIDKVESRYPVRMYSRIGKPVAITVAAVAKLLLADLPEPERRALAEKLDYPLYTPRSTPNAAAFLRELEKVREQGWATDLGGHEESINCVAAPITGADGRVVAAMSVSAPNVVVTADELLTLLPLVRRTADAISGEYSGRTPVKEVNA
- a CDS encoding RidA family protein — encoded protein: MTEKIALTPETHTVPPAKFSHGVKKGNILQVAGQVGFLPHEDGKAPTPAGPTLREQTLQTLANVKAILEEGGATWDDVMMIRVYLTDVDHFAEMNEIYNAYFEEQGLTQPPAARTTVYVGLPAGLLIEIDALAVLG